Proteins encoded by one window of Pseudochaenichthys georgianus chromosome 9, fPseGeo1.2, whole genome shotgun sequence:
- the LOC117452261 gene encoding zinc finger protein 501-like, which produces MERETVFLTEFAGKGDLVNMSKVQMLLSLKKQRLTAAAEEIFALFENTIAELEEELSLSKEENERLQKLLDAVLQPQLRIHRADVQLLVVVKEELLPDQLEWSTSLDQEDPQPPPHIKPEQEELRISQEGEQLQELEEADITTSTFTPDPVKSEVDKEKPQSSQPRQRQTEHIETEADGDDCRGPEPARNSDPEISLQSKTEDNTGDSSEPDTEDSADWKETREPATGSNSLKNRHESENKPFSCSVCKKAFSHSGNVKEHMRIHTGEKPFSCSVCEKAFSQNIHLKEHMRVHTGEKPFSCLVCEKAFSQSGHLKEHMRVHTGEKPFSCLVCTKSFAFSGSLKKHMRIHTGEKPFSCLVCTKSFSQSGGLKEHMMIHTGEKPFSCLVCTKYFALSGSLKKHMQIHTGEKPHSCSVCKKAFSQRGTLKAHMRVHTGEEIYSCNVCDKRFKWRSHFKRHKCVGRQSSQLKEIQTEDNGEAEPPISSSAEHM; this is translated from the exons atggagagagaaacTGTGTTTTTAACGGAGTTtgcaggaaaaggtgatctagtaaacatgagtaaagtccaaatgctgctgtcgttgaagaagcagcgactcactgctgctgctgaagagatatttgctctgtttgaaaaCACGATAGCAGAActcgaggaggagctgtctctttccaaagaggagaacgagagactccagaaactcctggacgctgttttacagcctcagcttcggatacacagagcag atgtccagctgctggtggtggttaaagaagagcttctccctgaccagctggagtggagcaccagtctggaccaggaggacccacAGCCCCCCCCACATATTAAGCCcgaacaggaggaactcaggatcagtcaggagggagagcagcttcaggagctggaggaggctgatatcaccacgtccactttcactcctgaccctgtgaagagtgaagttgataaagagaaacctcagtcctcacagcctcgtcaaagacaaactgaacacatcgaaacagaagctgatggagatgactgtcgaggaccagaaccagccaggaactcagatccagagatcaGTTTACAATCAAAGACTGAGGAcaacactggagactcttctgaacctgacactgaagacagtgcagattggaaggagaccagagaacctgcaacaggctcaaactcactgaaaaatagacatgaatctgaaaataaaccattcagctgctcagtctgtaagaaagctttttcacatagtggaaatgtaaaggaacacatgagaatccacacaggagagaaaccatttagctgctcagtttgtgagaaagctttttcacagaatatacatttaaaggaacacatgagagtccacacaggagagaaaccatttagCTGCTTAGTTtgtgagaaagctttttcacagagtggacatttaaaggaacacatgagagtccacacaggagagaaaccctttAGCTGCTTAGTTTGTACCAAATCTTTTGCATTTAGTGgaagtttaaaaaaacacatgcgaatccacacaggagagaaaccctttAGCTGCTTAGTTTGTACCAaatctttttcacagagtggaggtttaaaggaacacatgatgatccacacaggagagaaaccctttAGCTGCTTAGTTTGTACAAAATATTTTGCATTGAGTGgaagtttaaaaaaacacatgcaaatccacacaggagagaaaccacacagctgctcagtctgtaagaaagctttttcacagaggggaactttaaaggcacacatgagagtccacacaggagaggaaatatacagctgcaatgtttgtgacaaaagatttaaatggcGTAGTCATTTCAAAAGAcacaagtgtgttggtcgtcagtcctCTCAGCTTAAGGAAATTCAAACTGAGGATAATGGAGAGGCAGAGCCTCCaatcagcagctcagctgaacacatgtaa